Genomic window (Arachis hypogaea cultivar Tifrunner chromosome 13, arahy.Tifrunner.gnm2.J5K5, whole genome shotgun sequence):
aagtgttgtttttatttgaagtgtggccaaattaataaatcacacttttatacaaagcatcttcataaaaagatgttttttacatcttcatttgagtagctcccATTACTTATTATAGGGGAGACAACGACTTGAACAACTCCGTGATAGATAGTTCCCAAAGaccaaaaaacaacaaaatttgtAGAAAATTCATCCCAAAATTAACTTAACTAACATTATGAATagattcattttttaaaatatcattctttagataatttttaaatttaattatttaattataataattttttaatcactaattttttaatttttaaaaaaattaatttttatatccattaattctcttatttttttattttttacactaTTAAGCTCTtgttagttattttatcttaaaacataaaaaatacatttaaaaaaaatactccaAACCAATTAAACACATACCTCTATTTTCTTATATGCATTTGGCTGTAAaaaaattctctttttatttatttattttttatttagtattgtTAGGTACACatctaaatataataaataattaataaagtatttttaaaatacatcCAAAAATACatggaatataattttttttagtaaaattaagtaaacacGTCACatctaaaataacaaataacaaaCTAAATACTTTGTAAACACATTCAAAATgatcaaaaatcataaaaaaatagataCAATCAAGTATAAAGATATTAATTACTATGTTTATTTAGCTATGATAGCTTCAAAATCATTCTTACAAGAATGAATCTTTATCTCTCAAATACAAATAGAAACatagatttaaaaagataaaatattttatcacAAGAGGctgaaaattattatttatagtttTTTGGTGGTGCTTCTTGAAAAAAGTGATTTGatttatgatataatttttaattatattcaagACACATtcaaaataacaaataataaataaaatgtttttaaaacacatccgaaaatatatataatataaaatttttggataaaattaagtaaacacatctaaaataacaaataataaatcaaatattTCGTAAACacataaaataatcaaaaatcataaaaagatGAATGTGAAGATAGCAATTATTATGTTTATTTAGCTATAAATTATAATAGTTTCAAGCCATTCTTACAAACATGAAGCTTTTTTTccttaaatacaaataaaaacatATATTAGAAAGATAGAATTTTGTACTAGAGGAGATGGGAAAGACAAAGAGCGCATTATACATCTAAATTTCGGTAGAGGATTGAAGCGCCACGAAGATGAGAGGAACATGGGACGGAAAAGAGCACGGTGCGACAGAGGAGCACAGCTCGAAGAACGAGGGAAGAGTGCAGGGTAGTGAGAAGCGCAGGGCATGGAAGGAGCGCCACATAGGGAGAAACGCGGCAACAGAAGGTACTGCAGATTTTAGATTTTACGAGCCGGTAAAAAATTTAATAGGATAAAATATGTATTTTGAGATATTTAAATGGTATTTTAGAATGTGTtagagtttaaaaaatttaaaattaaattgttgaattttaagtttattcaaattattttttaaatatatttattttaagtttttaaattagtgtaataaaagacggtttaaaaaataaatttaaagaatacTTAGTCATGTATGGAAAGAAAGAAATAGCACCTTTATTTGGCGCAAGTCTGGCGCAAGTCCCATGCATGGAAGCTAATACAGAGAACTTAGTATGTATTACACAGATAGATATTATAAACTTATTAAGAAGCCTAACAGGATGGGGATGGGGGAATTGGAACATCTTTCCATCCTTCCAACATCAAAATGACATTCTTCATTGAAGGACGCAGAGATGGGTCATCTTGAACACACAGCAGCCCCACCTTCACCATTCTTTCCAGTGTTTTCCAATCCATGTCTTGCTTTTCATCCTCATTGTATACAACAACTTTATGTAACTGCTCAGTTGCAAAGCAATGATATGCCCAACTAGAAAGAAGCACCTCCTCCGGTGATGGAACATTTACTTCTATACTCCTTCTGCGGCATACAATCTCCAACAGTACTATCCCATAACTGAAAACATCAGCTTTAACCGATGCCAATGCCTCCTTTTGCCATTCAGGTGCTAAGTACCCGGTTTTAACCTCGTTCTTGTCCGGTCTAATACTCAAAAGTTCCGGCTTTGATAGCCTTGCCAATCCGAAATCCGATATCTTAGCCGTCAATAGTTCATCCATTAGTATATTGTGAGGCTTCAGATTACAATGGACAATACGAACTTCACACTCTTCATGTAGATACTGGACTCCTCTGGCCACATCCAATGCAATTTTGAGTCTCTCTTTCCATGGCAGATGCTTCTTAGTCTTGAAGAGAAGATTGGCAAGAGATCCATTGCTGACGTATTCATAGACAAGAAGCTTCCTTGACCCCTCAATACAGAAGCCAATGAGCTTAACCAGATTCCTATGATGAGTTCTAGAAATGGCAGTGATTTCGGCTCGGAATTCCCTCTCCCCTTCATCGACAATCTTCTCTATTCTCTTGACGGCAATCCTTTTGCTATTCTCTCCTATTGTGCCTCTATAAACTGCTCCGAAGGATCCTCTGCCTACCTCCTCTGTGAAGCCACTAGTTGCTTTGACAAGTTCATCAAAGGAAAACGAGCGTAGCGAACATTCCTCGGTGAATCCAAGATTTGAACTTGCAGACAGCTTCGTAAATCTATGAACTTGGCTCCTATAAATGAAGAAAATAGACACAACAAAGACCACACAGAGAAATGAAAGGGAACCCAAAGTAGAGGCTAGAATCAGTATCAGACCTCTCCGGTTATTAACAATGGCATTAGGATTCTTGGGAGATGAGGTGGTAGTGTTTTTCCTGATGACATATTCCGAAGGAACCTTGAAGAGTGCCATGCCTGTATCTGATGCATTTGGAGCCTTTCTGCCATAACTGAGTGGAAGACTATATTTGTTGCATCGGCCATTTGTGTATAATGCTGCTGCACAATCACAATCCTCCTTGCAAGACTTGTTACAAGCTTCCATGCTCATTAGTTTAGCCCAATATGGGTAGTCATAATTCCACTGCATCTCCTCCAAGGAAACAATGTTATAGTTTCGGCCACCACTTGTTTCGCAATCATCCTTGCTGTAGTTCAGTTTGCACTCCAGAAACATGGCATTACCACCACTGGTTTTGTTGTTGTAGGGGACGAAACCAGGATAACAGTGGCATCTAGCATTGCCGCTTGTGTTGGAGCAGTAACTGTTGGAGCCGCAAAACCCCTTGATTTGGCATTCATCAGTCAAGGCTTGCCACACCGTATTCGTATGAACAAGAAGTGATGATGATGAGTTTGCGTCAAATAGGTGCTCATACAATCTCAGGTTTCCATCAACATCAAGAGTTGCGCGGTAGATTGAACTAGTGTTCTGTTGCTTGATTTGCTGGTTAGTGTTATTAGCCAAGCATTGAAAGACACTGAAGCAGAGATAGCCTTTAGCGTCAAGACTCAACTGTGCCACCCTAAACCAAAATTATAAGCGGATAACATTTCTTCAGTGAAAAACTATGAACCAAGCAACCATTCATTAGAAGAAATAAACATAACACCATGTCTTACTCTGTCCCATGATAAATGTTCTGATCCCTGAAAGCCCAGTAAGCATCAGAAGCGGTGCCAGAGCTATTGATGGGATAAGCAACAAGGTTGTTATCATCCTGAAAGGCAAGATAGTGGTGTCCAGTGGAACGGTCTGAAGTGGACCTGCTAGAGACTAGCTGGTTCAGAATAGTTAAATTCTGGCCTCCTAATATGGTGTCAGTTGGGTGATGAAAGCTTTGCCACACAACAAAGGAAGAACTTTCTTGGCTATAGATCACAAAGTTACCGGAATCGAGCATGGATGCAGAACCTGCTGGCTCTGAAGGCACATAGAGTTGTCCTCGGTCATCACTACCTTGCTTCAGAAGTAGGCCCTCTACGGTTAATTGCAAGGTGGAGTTAGATGAGAGTGGAGGGTCGTCACGGTTAGTGGTCCACACAACAGTGTTGGTGGTTCCACCCATCAGCCATATTCCAATGGCATAGCCGTGGCCATCACCGTGACGGTAAAAGCCGAATGCAAAGTGACCAGAACTTGATAACCAAGATGGGTGTGTCGTGTTACTATCAAGAGGAGAGAGAATATCATCCAACCCAATATACATGTTCTCAACTGCAACTTCATCTGCCAGAGCCACACACAAGGATAGCCATAAGAGCAGAACATGAAAGCGGTTTGAAGCCATGGGAATGGGATAGAACAAGAAGTTTCTTTTAATCACCAAGGCCACTCATTAGTATTTTAGAAACAAGTATTGCGACTAAACTGACTATTGAGTGGTAAATATAAAGTCAATGGTTTTTCTCATCATATACCGTGTGCTGCAAGGTGTTCCATCCATTAACTACTTCCATTTTCTATCGCTAAAAGTTCTTCATGTTTACGTACGCATTCTTTTCAGCTTTTAATTTAGAGAGAAATTTCTTAGATACTGACTAAGAACTTTTGTTCATATCAAAATCAGTAGAAGACAAGAAGCTAAATACCTATATCCCACGAAATATAGGTAATCACGGTTTTTAGGAAAAGAAAGAGTCAAAGAAACAAATTTTgactttttaattttggtgttgtgttttTTGGTGGtgttttttaatttgtgtttttaatACGCAAATTTTTGAACCATCCGATTTATACACTATAAAATctaagaatttattttttaatactgGGCCAGAAGTGGTGTATACTACCAAAATTGGCCAACAATAGTGTTTAACGGCATCGTGATAGTGGTTACTGGCGAAACAAAAAAGTCATCGCCGTTCAATGAAAAACGTTGATGCCCCCCTCTTCCTCACGCGTTAACCTGAAACCAACAAGGCAACGACACCCTTCCTTCATTCATTCAAAACTTCTTCGGTCCCCACTTCCTATTACTTTAAAGAGTAAGTTTCCTCCTTACTCCCAAGTTGTTAAAAGAAAACGGTAGCACGTAcacaagtaattttttttttgaatgttttatattattattaggtaGTTATTTAGTCTAATTTGTTAGTGTTTTAGGCTGAAAGTAAAACCATAAGTAGTTAGTTAGTGTTTTAAGTTGAAAGTAGAACAAAATAAAcggcaaataattaaaaaaaaaagaattatttagtatttttaggcttgtttcaaataatttttttcaaaagacacaattatttaataattttagttttattttaaatatttttttaaaacagaattatttagtaattttagttttattttaaataattaaaattttaggctaatttcaaacaattttcttcaaaaacaattatttagtaattttagttttattttaagtaatttttttccaaaaaaaatttatttagttattttagttttatttttaatttttttctgaaacagtattatgtaataattttagttttgttctaaataattcaaattttagttttattttacttaaaattATTAGCCTTGATTACTATTTAACGACTATGGTTAATATGTATTATTAgggtttttatattttaattatttattgaaatagcagaattaatattattaatttttagcaTATGTTTACTAATTTTAGGTTTGtttgtaatatttaataaattattttttagtttaaatgcttaattaattaaaaaaggaACAATATTAGTAATTATCTGTATATATTATTACTaagtttagtttatttttatcttaagtatttgttaaaaaaatattgtcattaatttttagtatatgtttttttttatgtagaataAAAGGAAGACGAAAATGGGAAAACATGATATCACACGTGCTGAGGATCATATTGTAGAATATTTTTGACATTCTGCATATGTAAGTAATTTTTGTGTTTATAGTAGTGGTTAGTAATTAATAATTGACTTAGTATTTAGTAATTATTGAAATTTGTAGTAATTTATTAGTGATTGATTATAATTCTTACTAAACTgagtattaatttattttattagcaATAGTAGTCATGGACTAATTATAGTGATTCActgataattattattttttattttcagggTTCAAGAAATTTGCACGAGACACTTACACCAGATAGACTCATATGATATTAGGGTGGAAGAACAGTTGAGAGAGAGCAAGTTCTATCATATATCTAAGACTGGGAGGATCATGTATCATAGTCCGACCATAGACGCACTGGTTGAAAGGTGGCGTCATGAGACGCACACATTTCATCTTCCACACGACGAGTGCACAATTATTTTGGAGGACGTCGCCATGATTTTGGGACTCCGAACTAACAGTTTGTTAGTGACTGGTTCAACCGATCACAGCACAAGTGCGTTAGAGAACGAGTGCTTGACCCAATTTGGTACTGCTCCCAGGCCGAACAACCACAGAGGAAGCGGAATCAAGCTGTCATAGTTCCAAACCCTGTTCGTGTATTCAGCGACCGACATTTGACCTTGTTTCAATTACAGCAGTTCAAGCTCCTTAGCCGTTCTGACCGAGTTAGGAAAGTATTTCTTGTAAAACTCAGTTCAGAATACATCCCAGGGTATAGCAGCATCACCCTACTACAAAAGGCGATGCATCCCTTGCAACTAATACTGGGCTTCATCCGCTAACTGATAAGTTGCAAACTCAACACGTTGATCTTCAGGGACTTGCTGTGCTTGTAAAGTCCGCTCAATCGCTTGAAACCAATTGTCGGCCTCAGTAGAGTTTGTGGTTCCTCCGAAGATCGGTGGATGTATCTTTAGAAAAGTTGCAACCGTCATTGGCCCGTTATCCCCATTAGCGACGTTCCCATTTCCAGCTTGATTCCCTAGCACTTCGGCTATCGCTTGCATAGCCGCAGCCATATTTTTCAGGGTAGCCAAAAAGTTCATAGGGTCGTTTTCCATTGTTTTAGGGTCCGTAGTACCTATTCTACCTCTGCGTCGCCTGCGACCACGTTCACGAGTTGCTATCtggttcctgttcacaccaaacaagtgatatcaaggtgatcggtctcaatatcgcaagtctatTGCTTCAAACTCCCAAATGCATGGTCATGAACATTCATGTCACATTTATCAGTTAGATAACCTAGTTTAGCATGTACAGACAAccagagtatgcccagaagcatagtcagtcagtCCCTCGGGCTctacaggaatgaactgctctgataccataatgtaacactctaccacacagagcattatgcttaagtcataaaacagaggtgtgaagtattacgacctctaagaataaaatatatacatagatATAGTTGAAAAAATTTGTAACTAGTAGCTTTGAAGAAAGGTTTAAGTAAAAACCGCGAAAAGAAAAGCGCATTACACTCGTAAATGTAAAACCGGAGAAAAGATAAGGGTAAGACGTGAGTATATACAAAGAATTGAGTACCAAAATACAGAATATCAAGCTCCGGATGCAACCTGCAAAGTTAAAGCTGGCCggagtataaatacatatataggcATAAGTATATATCCCAAGATAACCCAACATGCATAAAGAAAACACATAGTTCTCCAAAAAGCCTCTAAGAGGATtaaacatcatatatatatatatatatatacacacacacacacatatatacataacaaACAACCCCAAAATATAACTTCCTAACTTCGCTTGCCAAAGAAACCTCCAGATGCTCACCGAGGCACATCTcgacttgcaaaaaaaaaaaataacatagatatggaatgagaaccggaggttctcagcatggtaatggtgcccatatacataatatataaggtcccgaaAAAGTCAGAGGTGATCCTAGAAAtccgacactcagatttaaaTCTTAAAGTTAATAAATGAAAAACCATAAATAGGGTAGGTTATCTAAGGTTCTTATTTCTAATTCCTTTAATTTCTAACTTAAACTCTAATTTTCGCCTTCCTCCAATCCTTCAATACTACGATGCACAGACAAGGAATACAGACatagcaaacacaagtaggatacagatacagcagatagcaaatatagcaggtaagcataataatcatataagcaagcccaattaatgcacaatcaaataaaacacacatatgcatatgatgtatgtctgcCTTATGGCAGATAAGTCTCacctgtcagttatatagccaacccgacatgtccggcaTCTAACCCGGGAATCGTCCTCCTGAAAACTGGTGAGCGGTACAGTACAACGATCCTCACCTAGTGAGCGGTAAACCACCTCGATCCTTACAGACGTTTTCAATTGGAAAACAGCACATACGTGggcggtaaataaccacgatccccacaaaACAATTTCTTATCAAATCTGGTGGGCGATAAAT
Coding sequences:
- the LOC112738239 gene encoding G-type lectin S-receptor-like serine/threonine-protein kinase LECRK3 → MASNRFHVLLLWLSLCVALADEVAVENMYIGLDDILSPLDSNTTHPSWLSSSGHFAFGFYRHGDGHGYAIGIWLMGGTTNTVVWTTNRDDPPLSSNSTLQLTVEGLLLKQGSDDRGQLYVPSEPAGSASMLDSGNFVIYSQESSSFVVWQSFHHPTDTILGGQNLTILNQLVSSRSTSDRSTGHHYLAFQDDNNLVAYPINSSGTASDAYWAFRDQNIYHGTEVAQLSLDAKGYLCFSVFQCLANNTNQQIKQQNTSSIYRATLDVDGNLRLYEHLFDANSSSSLLVHTNTVWQALTDECQIKGFCGSNSYCSNTSGNARCHCYPGFVPYNNKTSGGNAMFLECKLNYSKDDCETSGGRNYNIVSLEEMQWNYDYPYWAKLMSMEACNKSCKEDCDCAAALYTNGRCNKYSLPLSYGRKAPNASDTGMALFKVPSEYVIRKNTTTSSPKNPNAIVNNRRGLILILASTLGSLSFLCVVFVVSIFFIYRSQVHRFTKLSASSNLGFTEECSLRSFSFDELVKATSGFTEEVGRGSFGAVYRGTIGENSKRIAVKRIEKIVDEGEREFRAEITAISRTHHRNLVKLIGFCIEGSRKLLVYEYVSNGSLANLLFKTKKHLPWKERLKIALDVARGVQYLHEECEVRIVHCNLKPHNILMDELLTAKISDFGLARLSKPELLSIRPDKNEVKTGYLAPEWQKEALASVKADVFSYGIVLLEIVCRRRSIEVNVPSPEEVLLSSWAYHCFATEQLHKVVVYNEDEKQDMDWKTLERMVKVGLLCVQDDPSLRPSMKNVILMLEGWKDVPIPPSPSC